One part of the Candida albicans SC5314 chromosome R, complete sequence genome encodes these proteins:
- a CDS encoding cysteine protease (Ortholog(s) have cysteine-type endopeptidase activity), translating into MNQPNPNKQPIVQSTSEQTSNEEVDTVLGRFTLFVKDLSNGLNGSQEVPPSQESVSEEAEVISRKIIVLGQTFDNFDNANDYIESKLWLSYRCGFEPIPKSIDGPQPIQFFPSIIFNRSTIYSNFANLKSLFDKENFTSDAGWGCMIRTSQNLLANTLLKLYPKNEPEIVKLFQDDTSSPFSIHNFIRVASLSPLHVKPGEWFGPNAASLSIKRLASELLQDQEIDGIKIPRVFISENSDLFDDEIRDVFAKEKNASVLILFPIRLGIDKVNSYYYNSIFHLLASKYSCGIAGGKPSSSFYFLGYEDTDLIYFDPHLPQVVETPINMDSYHTTNYNRLNISLLDPSMMIGILVTNIDEYIDFKTSCLDINNKIVHFHPHTLPVQQDSIINQSWEEVQDEEEEFINLNVSKIENEQQQEQGQSTDAPDEFIDIGNQSSSVVSVPSNV; encoded by the coding sequence ATGAATCAACCAAACCCGAACAAACAACCAATTGTCCAATCAACACTGGAACAGACATCCAATGAAGAGGTTGATACTGTTTTAGGTCGATTCACTCTATTTGTTAAAGACTTATCTAATGGATTAAACGGTAGTCAAGAAGTCCCGCCATCACAAGAAAGTGTTAGCGAAGAAGCAGAAGTTATCAGTAGAAAGATTATTGTATTGGGTCAaacatttgataattttgataatgccaatgattatattgaatcaaaacTTTGGCTATCATATCGTTGTGGATTTGAACCAATACCTAAATCAATAGACGGTCCTCaaccaattcaatttttcccatcaattattttcaatagaAGTACTATTTATTCCAATTTTGCTAATTTGAAGAGTTTATTcgataaagaaaatttcaCCTCTGATGCCGGTTGGGGTTGTATGATCAGAACCTCACAGAATTTGTTGGCAAACACTCTATTGAAATTGTATCCTAAGAATGAACCagaaattgttaaattatttcaaGATGACACTAGTTCTCCATTTTCAATCCATAATTTTATTCGAGTTGCCAGTTTACTGCCATTGCATGTTAAACCTGGGGAATGGTTTGGTCCCAACGCAGCATCATTATCGATAAAACGTCTAGCTAGTGAACTACTACAAGATCAAGAAATCGATGGTATCAAAATCCCCCGAGTGTTTATTAGCGAAAATtctgatttatttgatgatgaaataaGAGATGTGTTTGCCAAAGAGAAAAATGCTagtgttttgattttgtttccAATAAGATTAGGTATTGATAAAGTAAATTCTTACTATTACAATAGTATTTTCCATTTATTAGCTTCAAAATATAGTTGTGGAATCGCTGGAGGCAAACCATCTTCAAGTTTTTACTTTTTAGGTTATGAAGATACTGATTTGATCTATTTTGATCCTCATTTACCCCAAGTGGTAGAGACGCCAATCAATATGGATTCATATCATACAACTAATTATAACAGACTAAATATTAGCTTATTAGATCCTTCTATGATGATCGGTATATTAGTGACAAATATTGACGAATacattgattttaaaactAGTTGTCTTgatattaacaataaaattgtCCATTTCCACCCACATACATTACCGGTGCAACAAGATTCAATAATCAATCAGTCATGGGAAGAAGTTCAGGATGAGGAAGAAGagtttattaatttaaatgTAAGTaagattgaaaatgaacAGCAACAGGAACAAGGACAACTGACGGATGCTCCAGATGAGTTTATTGATATCGGAAATCAACTGCTGCTGGTGGTACTGGTGCCTTCCAATGTGTGA
- a CDS encoding uncharacterized protein (Ortholog(s) have role in mRNA splicing, via spliceosome, maturation of SSU-rRNA, positive regulation of ATPase activity, positive regulation of helicase activity) codes for MPKRGNRRRRGGTGGSGGGRGGRGGSRGRGGGRRTPSGANRGRHPSRGNKNRSPRTITQYGDLMDDDNIFIPKTMSEVASNMGRRKYGGMFEEIEYTESHQEDLMSRQLRNRPVEFVKAKEVYDPNVILYKLAKLNNKDDGIDIAVQSISLDDSENESSTNKVDISSSEEIEESGDEYEDEQDDEDDWDEEELHNEITTKLEALEEAMNNVSSDTESEQSVSHIEEEDEKVESHIPEPDLSAEVDEPLQEIDESENENQMESEVGTNTNTQDIETLDIIIDLPSNKVESHMSHSLPQKFKTPSSPDDDNDDNNNNSTPESEPEYGYLEEDYEFDVSKIEVSNVRFGIENQYHIKCMELTGSIDEYIWIDENDVIEYVLDNGVKEHRLNKFLSFITKGMIDEQEPEPEPEVYISDSNSEEEEEEEDDYNSEQDDYPYDSDDNLEDLIAYSKTSTQGLIPFEDRDFSNNIPSKKRQTFDHLDFDDDGELQDSLIRQLNNYKANKKLKKHQWEQQKLEESILHHDMLIKYPVSLHIKDIKSEFDQLLKDESRQSMSFPTLDTHGHKTIKNLADCYHMSVIKSGKQGIRKYLKIVKNKATFKYYPNYERINRILRGRPIFHRIDQKPQHKKGEKSKSKSSRGDASSSRARFKEGDIVGAEAPEIGSSNLGRQMLEKLGWIQGQGLGVDGNKGINEPILAKVKTSKTGIK; via the coding sequence aTGCCGAAAAGAGgaaatagaagaagaagaggtGGCACCGGTGGCAGTGGTGGTGGCCGAGGTGGAAGAGGTGGCTCTAGAGGAAGAGGTGGTGGAAGAAGAACTCCATCTGGTGCCAATCGTGGTAGACACCCACTGCGAGGCAATAAAAACAGATCTCCTAGAACAATAACACAATATGGGGATTTAAtggatgatgataatatttttattccTAAAACCATGTCTGAAGTGGCATCAAATATGGGTAGAAGAAAATATGGGGGAATGtttgaagaaatagaaTATACTGAAAGTCATCAAGAAGATCTTATGCTGAGACAATTAAGAAATCGACCGGTTGAATTTGTTAAGGCAAAAGAAGTTTATGATCCTAATGTAATTCTTTATAAATTGgcaaaattaaataacaAAGATGATGGAATTGATATTGCTGTTCAAAGCATTTCATTGGACGATTCAGAAAATGAGTCATCGACTAATAAAGTTGATATATCACTGTCAGAGGAAATAGAAGAGTCAGGGGATGAATATGAAGATGAACAAgacgatgaagatgattGGGATGAGGAAGAATTACATAATGAGATAACCACAAAACTAGAAGCATTAGAAGAAGCGATGAATAATGTTTCCAGTGATACAGAACTGGAACAATCTGTGAGCCATATAGAAGAGGAAgatgaaaaagttgaaagtCATATCCCAGAACCCGATCTATCTGCAGAGGTTGATGAACCTTTACAGGAAATTGACGAAtctgaaaatgaaaaccaAATGGAGTCCGAAGTTGGCACAAACACTAACACTCAAGATATTGAAACATTAGATATTATAATAGACCTCCCGAGTAATAAAGTCGAACTGCATATGTCGCATTCATTACCacaaaaattcaaaactcCTTCAAGCCCCGATGATGACAATGatgacaacaacaacaatagcaCTCCCGAATCAGAACCAGAATATGGATatttagaagaagattatGAATTTGATGTTTCTAAAATTGAAGTTTCCAATGTTAGATTTGgtattgaaaatcaatatcataTTAAATGTATGGAATTGACGGGACTGATTGATGAATATATATggattgatgaaaatgatgtGATTGAATATGTTTTAGATAATGGAGTTAAAGAACATCgattgaataaatttttatcatttattaCCAAGGGAATGATTGATGAACAAGAACCAGAACCAGAACCAGAAGTTTATATTTCTGATAGCAATAGTgaggaagaagaggaagaagaagacgacTATAATTCAGAACAAGATGATTATCCATATGATCTGGATGATAATTTAGAAGATTTAATTGCATATTCCAAAACCAGTACACAGGGACTCATACCATTTGAAGATCGTGATTTCTCCAATAATATTCCTAgcaaaaaaagacaaacaTTTGATCATTTagattttgatgatgatggtgaatTACAAGATTCATTAATACGTCAACTAAACAATTATAAAGCCAATAAAAAACTTAAAAAACATCAATGggaacaacaaaaattagaagaatCAATATTACATCATGATATGTTAATCAAATACCCTGTTAGTTTACATATTAAAGATATAAAATCtgaatttgatcaattattaaaagatgaATCAAGACAATCAATGAGTTTCCCAACATTAGATACTCATGGTcataaaacaattaaaaatttagcTGATTGTTATCATATGAGTGTTATAAAATCGGGGAAACAAGGTATAAggaaatatttaaaaattgttaaaaataAAGCGACATTTAAATATTATCCTAATTATGAAAGAATTAATAGAATATTAAGAGGAAgaccaatttttcatagaattgatcaaaaacCTCAACACAAGAAAGGtgagaaatcaaaatcaaaatcaagtCGTGGTGATGCTTCTTCTAGTAGAGCTCGATTTAAAGAAGGTGATATTGTTGGTGCTGAAGCACCTGAAATTGGTAGTTCTAATCTAGGTAGACAAATGTTGGAAAAATTAGGATGGATACAAGGTCAAGGTTTAGGTGTTGATGGGAATAAAGGTATTAATGAACCAATTTTAGCAAAAGTTAAAACTTCAAAAACTGGTATTAAATAG